The Trichocoleus sp. sequence AATCGGTGCGATCGGCACTGGCAGAACTGGAAAACTGTACTGAAACTTTGAAAATCTTTGGCAGCTACGATATTCAGATTGTGCAAGAGGGTAAGCTGCTCCCCGGCTAGAGAAAGTATATGTGTCGATCGCGTTGTCTTAACTTTTGTAGCGGTTGCTATCTACCTGCTATCCGGCTGTTATTTAACAGGCACAGCAAAAATCAGCAGGACAATGGTTTAATCCTGCTGACTTCTGAACTGGAAAAATAGTAATGATTCATGGAAATGGTAGAGCTTAACCCTGAGCGATAATCAGGTAACGGAACTCCAGCGGCTAAACAAAGACAAAGTTTTGGGACGTGAGGCTCATCTTGGTCGGATCGGCACCCTGAAGTACGGCAATTAGTTCATTGGTTGGTAGCCCGGTGGCATCTGTTTTGCTGAGATAAATGCCTGCACCCCCCATTGGGGCCGCGCCGATCGTGTAGCTGGTCGCTGCACCTGCAAGCTGAATGCGATCGGGTTGTTTGAAGTCTGTGATCAGAGCATAGTCGCTGTCGCCTGCTGCGGTATAGAGCGGTGTCCCTGCCACGCCGAGCACAAAGGTATCCTTGCCGTTGCCCCCTGTGAGCGTATCAATTTCACCTACGAGCGGTGCAGCTGGGGTAGTTGGGTCAGGAGTCAGGGCTGTTGCAGGTTGAACGGCTGCCATTGCATCTGCACCCATCAGCACGTCATTACCATTGCCGCCCAGTAGAGTATCGTTCCCGGCATTGCCGTAGAGCATATCCTTACCGTTGCCCCCATCGAGGCGATCATTGCCAAGCCCACCTTTCAGCGTATCGTTGCCGTTACCACCAACAACCTGGTCATCCCCTTCCAGTGCATCAACTAAATCACTGCGTGAACTGCCTCGCAGCACATCATTTCCAACTGTAGCGACGAGTTGCACTTTGCCATGTTCTCCCTTTTTGCCGCCGACCAGCCCCAACTTATCACTGTCATCCAGGAGATCGTTGCCATCAGTAACGGTAAGAGAATCAGAGGGTTTGTGTTTCTTTTTGGGTTTCTGATGACCAGAACCTTTCCGCTCAAGTTTATGATCCATTGTCATTGTCTTCGGCTCCTCTTATTCAAATAAGCTGCTGTTGAGATATCAATGAATGTAGCCAAAGCAACGGGTGAATTGGTTCGAGGAAGACACAGAGATTTGCGTTTAAAGTTCAATCGAAAGTGTTGATTATTTGAGTAAAACTTACAGCAATAAATTGAAAAAATTAACTAGATATTTGGAACTTTTTTAACTAGGGAATGAATACGGATTGCATTCATATTGCTTTGATGAGGCGATCGAAAATATATCGAACAGAAGCAGCAGGCTTTTTCCGTATTAGCACCCAGGGCACTTGAGTTTAGCTAGAATTTAAACTCACGTCCGCCACCGTGAAAGTTTCAAGATGTAATCGCGATCGGTTGCCATGCCAGAACTCGCGATCCTACAACCAGTTATCCCAAAATCGAACATGCTTTCTAAAAGGCGGCTATAAGAAAAATGGCTGCAAGACAGCCAGACTAAACCAGGCAGAGACGACAAAGAGGGCAACAACCGAAATGATTTCAGAACTTCAGCAGGCGTTGAACAGGCTGGATATTCCCGCCGACTGGATCGGAGTACGACTGGTCAAAGAAACGAGTGGCTATCGATCGATGCGGGATGCAACGCCACAAAGCAATGGTAAGTTCCTCAGCCAAGGTGTGATGGTTGAAGTGTTGGTCAATGGGCAAATTGGCTATAGTGCCACAAATTCGCTTCAGCCAGAGAGCTTACAGGCGGCGGCGAAGGCAGCTTATCACCAGGCAACTGCTGCAAGTCGATGGGCAGTTTATCCGATGACAACAGCGGTTCGTCCGAAGGTTGTTGGACAATATGTTTCACCTTACCTGAAATCGTTGGATGCTCTGACTCCGGGCGAGATCAATAATGTGTTGGCGCGATTATGCCACCAGCTGAAAGTTTCTGATCAGATCGTACAAACCTCTGCCACTGCAATCACCAATGAGACAGAATCCTGGTTTGTCAGCAGCAATGGCTCAGAAGTTTATCAGCAATTTTTGATGCTGGAAACCCATTATGGTGTGACGGCTCAAGAGGGTAACGTTGTCCAGCAGCGCAGCAACAATGGCTATCTGGCACATTGCTATCAAGGCGGATGGGAACTATTCCCGCCACCAGACTTATGGGATCGGGCACAGCAGATTGGCGAACAGGCGATCGAACTGCTGACAGCAGAAGAATGTCCCACGATCGCAACAACGCTGGTTCTGGCTCCAGATCAAATGATGCTGCAAATTCATGAGAGCGTTGGTCATCCGCTCGAACTCGATCGCATCTTGGGTGATGAGCGCAACTATGCTGGCGGCAGCTTTGTCAAACTGTCAGATTTTGGGCAGCTTTCCTATGGATCAAAGCAGATGAACATTACCTTTGATCCAACTGTTTCGGGAGAGTTTGCCAGCTACAGCTTCGACGACACCGGCGCACCTGCCGCGAAGGAATATCTGATTCAAGATGGTATTTTGCTGCGTGGTTTGGGCAGTCTGGAAAGCCAAGCTCGAACCGGGGTGGCAGGCGTTGCTTGTGCTCGCGCTTCCTCCTGGAACCGTCCACCGATCGATCGGATGGCAAACATCAATTTAGAACCTGGAACGGACTCGTTTGCCGATATCATCCGTGATATTGAACATGGGGTCTACATGGAGTCAAACCGCTCCTGGTCGATCGATGATCAGCGCTACAAGTTTCAGTTTGGCTGTGAGTATGCCAGGTTGATCGAAAATGGACAGATCACGAAGACGCTACGCAATCCAAACTACCGTGCCACCACTCCAGAATTTTGGCATCGCCTGACTCGTGTAGGGGACGAATCAACCTGGCAAATTTATGGCACGCCTCACTGCGGCAAAGGTGAACCCAATCAAGCGATCCGAGTCGGTCATGGTTCCCCAATCTGTACTTTTGAGCAGGTGGAAGTTTTTGGAGGAGGAGCTTAGGCCCGATCGCGTTGCTGTTCCGCTTCCCTGCTCATAATTGCTTTGATGACAAAAATGAACGATTCAACTCAAACTTTCGATCGCCTCGTCGATGCTGTTCTATCTCAGTTGCAGCCGCAGGAATCCCTGAAACTCAGTCTTGTTGGGGAGCAGAGCCAGTTTGTTCGCTTCAATGGGGCAAAAATTCGGCAGATCGGCAGCGTGATTGATGGAGAAATTTCGCTCACTCTAATGAACAGTCAGCGCAGCAGTTCTCGCGGCATCCCCTTTACTGGAAATGAAGAGACTGACCTGCCCCAGATCAACGCTGCACTCGAAGATTTACGGCAGGAAATTATTCAGCTTCCTGAAGATCCTTATATGGTTTTGCCTACTGGTAATGCGACCAGTCGGGAAGTTCATCAGGGACATCTACTTGAACCAGATGCAATTGCTGCGGCAATTCTCCCTACCGTAGAAGGGCTGGACTTTACAGGTATCTACGCTGGCGGCACAATGATTCGAGCCTACGCTGATTCTGCTGGACAAAAGCACTGGTTCTTAACTGATTCTTTTGCCCTAGACTACTCGCTGTTTACCGCTGATGGGCAAGCAGTGAAAGGAACCTTTGCCGGAAACCAGTGGGATCAGAATGCCTATGCTCAAAAGCTAATTGACTCTAGGCAGCAACTCGATCGCCTGGCTCAATCTCCTAAGCCGATCGCAAGAGGACAATATCGCACCTATCTAGCTCCGGCGGCAATGGCAGATTTGATTGGCATTCTTTCCTGGGGGGGTGTGAGTGAAGCTTCACTTCAGCAAGGTGGTAGTGCCCTGGGTCTATTGCAGCAAGGAGAGAAGCAGCTTTCTCCAATTTTTAGCCTGTTTGAGGATTTTAGTCAGGGTCTAGTCCCCCGCTTTAATGAATGGGGCGAAATTGCACCTGTGACGCTGCCCATTATTCAGTCGGGTCAACTGGTGAATACGCTGATTAATTCCCGTACTGCCAAAGAATATGGCAAAACTGCAAACGGAGCCAACAGTGCAGAAGGGCTTCGATCGCCGGTTGTGGCAAAGGGCAATCTCCCGATCGCTGAAGTTCTCAAGGCACTGGATACAGGCTTATATGTATCGAATCTGCACTATCTAAACTGGAGCGATCGACCCAGTGGACGGGTAACGGGCATGACTCGCTATGCTTGTTTTTGGGTAGAAAAAGGCGAAATTGTTGCCCCGATCGAAAATCTCCGCTTCGATGAAAGCCTCTATCGTTTTTGGGGCGAAAACTTGATTGCATTAACAGACACCCTAGAATTTATCCCCGAAGTTGGAACTTATAACAATCGGGATATTGGTGGAATCTGGGTTGCTGGCGCGCTGGTCGAAGACTTCACCTACACCCTTTAAAGGACTCGCAAGATTTGTTCAATCTCTGAATCCCTTACCCCTGTTCCGCTCATGCCTCACCTAAACCAACGTCGAACCGAAAACGTAGATGGCAATTTCTACGTCGATCACACTTGCATCGATTGTGATACCTGCCGCTGGATGGCTCCAGAGGTATTTTTTGAGGTTGGTGAACAGTCTGCTGTTCTGCATCAGCCAACGACAGAAACAGAATATCTTCAGGCAATGCAGGCGCTTTTGTCCTGCCCCACTGCTTCGATCGGTACTGTCGAGAAACCAACGGATATTAAACAAATCCAAACCAGTTTTCCGATTCCGATCGCGCAGAACGTCTTTCACTGCGGCTATCACGCTGAGAGTTCTTATGGTGCAGCGAGTTATCTAATTCAACGTCCAGAGGGCAATGTCTTAGTAGATTCGCCTCGCTTTGCCCCACCACTCGTCAAACAGTTGGAAGCGATGGGAGGAATTCGCTATCTCTATCTCACCCACCGAGATGATGTGGCGGATCACCAGAAGTTTCGGCAGCATTTTGGCTGCGATCGGATTCTCCATCAGGCTGAGATCAACCACAATACTCAGGATGTTGAAATTCAGCTTTCTGGTTTAGAGCCAGTGACGATTGAACCGGATCTCCTCATCATTCCTGTGCCAGGTCACACAAAAGGGCATACAGTCCTTCTTTATGCCAATACGTTTCTATTCACGGGCGATCACCTTGCCTGGTCAGACCAACTCCATCACCTCTACGCCTTTCGGAATGCTTGCTGGTATTCCTGGACAGAATTAACGCGATCGATGCAAAAACTGACAAACTACTCGTTTGAATGGGTACTCCCCGGTCACGGTCGCCGCTATCATGCCGATCGCGCTACGATGCAACAACAGATGAAACAATGTCTTGCCTGGATGGAAGGCACGATCTAATCTTCCTGCTTTTTCTCAAATCGTTGATCTCCTACCAGAGGATGCCTATGAACGATATCACTGGAACCTGGCTTGGAACCTACTGGCAGCAGGGTACACCGACTCGATTTGAGGTGACTTTTGTTCAGGGAGGTAACTGTCTCAGTGGACAAGTTCTAGACGATGGCGATTTAGGCGAAGCCCAGGTGAATGGAGAAATCATTGGGCGCAGCATTCAATTTACAAAACAATATCTAACGGGCAACAATCCGCCGATCAACTATACGGGAACGCTCTCTGAGGATGGAAATCTGATGCAGGGGAAATGGGCGATCGGCAAACGACATTCAGGTTCCTGGGAAGCGCATCGCAGCAATAATGATTTGATGGCATCGTTAAACAATCGGCTCGCGCAGCAAGTGCCTGTAGGTATCGGTAAACTTTAGACATTGTAAGCAACAAAATAACGAACTCGATCGCAGTGGTGTTAAATTGCTGCGATTCGTTGTAATTGAATCAGATGTAAAGCTCCACGTTCTTAATCAAGCGATCGGCTGAACCAAATATGCGTATTCTGTTCAAAAAAGCATAAAAAAAGCTACATTAAGCCTAATTTTTTGTAAAAAGTAACATTTTTAATCCTTAACCTTGGGTGGACTTCAAGATAGGTAATCTACACCCATTGATAAGTTAGATTCTCCTGAGCAACTGTTAGATTGATCGGTAAATAAAGCTGCATTTTGGATAGGTTAGATTAGTTTCTCAAAACGAAAAAGCAAAAGCAAAGAAGCAAAAGTTTGAGAACATTTTTTATCCCATTATCCAGATAGGCTGTACAAATTTACCCATAGTCATTCAATAGGGAGATAAAGAATATGATGGGCAATCAACAGTCTGAAATTCAGGGTGAGAAAAATTTCCAATCTACCAGCGCAACTCCGGTCAATGCACCTGTAGAAAGAGAACCGAAGGTTGATGAAATTAGAACTGAATATGTAACCGACACTCAGGCAAAATCAACGAATCAATCAATGAACCCGTCTCTAACAAGAGCATTAGTGGGAGGGTTGATTGGTGCAACAGTGGGTAGTCTTGCAGGTGCTTTGGCAAGCCGCAAAACCTCGGAAGGTTTCAACCATGCCTTCAAAGGAGTTGGTAATGCGTTCAAAACGATCGGCGGTGGTTTAAACCAAGCTGCGAAGGGCGTGGGTGATGCAGCAAAAAGCGTAGGCGAGGGCGTCAGCTATGCGGTTGTAGGAACGGCTCAAGATACGGCAAAGAGCATTACAGAAGGTGCACAGCAGGTGGGTGTTGCCACCGCAGAAGCAGTACAGACAACCGCTCAAAATATTAATCAGGTTGTCCATCAAGTATCAAACGCCATAGAAACATCGAGTGATTCTGCTCAGCAATCGATCGATCAGGCTGCAGACACTGGCAAGCAAATGGCAACCGATACTGAGAGCCTCAGCACTGATCTGATAGAGGCATTGAAAGAGGAATATGCCACTACTGAGGAAGAATATTATTCACCAATGGAAGGTGGATTCGTCTATGAAGAAAATCCTGAAATTCGCCTTCAAGAAAACCCTTTTTCAGATGTTGAGATTACCCGTTCGGTTGAATAACAGGAGAAACTCATGGTAATGACCGACACAGAGTTGACCGAAGCTGAAAGCAACATTGATGTATCTCCAAACAACACAAGTTCAGATGAAAACATCTCCGATAACGGATTCAATAAAGTTGCGATCGGTGTCCTGATTGGGGCTACTCTCGGTGGTATTGCTGGGGCTTTGTCTACAAGAGGCGTCGTCGATCGAGTAAATCGCACAGTTAGAG is a genomic window containing:
- a CDS encoding calcium-binding protein; the protein is MTMDHKLERKGSGHQKPKKKHKPSDSLTVTDGNDLLDDSDKLGLVGGKKGEHGKVQLVATVGNDVLRGSSRSDLVDALEGDDQVVGGNGNDTLKGGLGNDRLDGGNGKDMLYGNAGNDTLLGGNGNDVLMGADAMAAVQPATALTPDPTTPAAPLVGEIDTLTGGNGKDTFVLGVAGTPLYTAAGDSDYALITDFKQPDRIQLAGAATSYTIGAAPMGGAGIYLSKTDATGLPTNELIAVLQGADPTKMSLTSQNFVFV
- a CDS encoding TldD/PmbA family protein, which translates into the protein MISELQQALNRLDIPADWIGVRLVKETSGYRSMRDATPQSNGKFLSQGVMVEVLVNGQIGYSATNSLQPESLQAAAKAAYHQATAASRWAVYPMTTAVRPKVVGQYVSPYLKSLDALTPGEINNVLARLCHQLKVSDQIVQTSATAITNETESWFVSSNGSEVYQQFLMLETHYGVTAQEGNVVQQRSNNGYLAHCYQGGWELFPPPDLWDRAQQIGEQAIELLTAEECPTIATTLVLAPDQMMLQIHESVGHPLELDRILGDERNYAGGSFVKLSDFGQLSYGSKQMNITFDPTVSGEFASYSFDDTGAPAAKEYLIQDGILLRGLGSLESQARTGVAGVACARASSWNRPPIDRMANINLEPGTDSFADIIRDIEHGVYMESNRSWSIDDQRYKFQFGCEYARLIENGQITKTLRNPNYRATTPEFWHRLTRVGDESTWQIYGTPHCGKGEPNQAIRVGHGSPICTFEQVEVFGGGA
- a CDS encoding TldD/PmbA family protein, whose translation is MNDSTQTFDRLVDAVLSQLQPQESLKLSLVGEQSQFVRFNGAKIRQIGSVIDGEISLTLMNSQRSSSRGIPFTGNEETDLPQINAALEDLRQEIIQLPEDPYMVLPTGNATSREVHQGHLLEPDAIAAAILPTVEGLDFTGIYAGGTMIRAYADSAGQKHWFLTDSFALDYSLFTADGQAVKGTFAGNQWDQNAYAQKLIDSRQQLDRLAQSPKPIARGQYRTYLAPAAMADLIGILSWGGVSEASLQQGGSALGLLQQGEKQLSPIFSLFEDFSQGLVPRFNEWGEIAPVTLPIIQSGQLVNTLINSRTAKEYGKTANGANSAEGLRSPVVAKGNLPIAEVLKALDTGLYVSNLHYLNWSDRPSGRVTGMTRYACFWVEKGEIVAPIENLRFDESLYRFWGENLIALTDTLEFIPEVGTYNNRDIGGIWVAGALVEDFTYTL
- a CDS encoding MBL fold metallo-hydrolase, producing MPHLNQRRTENVDGNFYVDHTCIDCDTCRWMAPEVFFEVGEQSAVLHQPTTETEYLQAMQALLSCPTASIGTVEKPTDIKQIQTSFPIPIAQNVFHCGYHAESSYGAASYLIQRPEGNVLVDSPRFAPPLVKQLEAMGGIRYLYLTHRDDVADHQKFRQHFGCDRILHQAEINHNTQDVEIQLSGLEPVTIEPDLLIIPVPGHTKGHTVLLYANTFLFTGDHLAWSDQLHHLYAFRNACWYSWTELTRSMQKLTNYSFEWVLPGHGRRYHADRATMQQQMKQCLAWMEGTI